From Flavobacterium alkalisoli, the proteins below share one genomic window:
- a CDS encoding YegP family protein produces the protein MGKFVRKTAKNGDFYFNLKAGNGEIILTSEMYKSKASCDNGISSVKENAPKDEKYVKETAANGKHYFNLKAGNGQVIGSSQMYESTSGRDNGIESVKKNAPDAEVIDE, from the coding sequence ATGGGAAAATTTGTAAGAAAAACAGCAAAAAATGGAGATTTTTATTTTAATCTGAAAGCCGGTAACGGCGAAATTATCTTAACAAGTGAGATGTATAAAAGTAAAGCGTCTTGTGATAACGGAATCTCTTCTGTAAAAGAAAACGCTCCAAAAGACGAAAAATATGTGAAGGAGACAGCTGCAAACGGTAAGCACTATTTTAATCTGAAGGCCGGTAACGGACAGGTAATAGGTAGCAGCCAAATGTATGAGAGCACCTCGGGAAGGGATAATGGTATTGAATCGGTTAAAAAAAACGCTCCTGATGCTGAAGTTATAGACGAATAA
- the era gene encoding GTPase Era yields the protein MSHKAGFVNIIGNPNVGKSTLMNAFVGERLSIITSKAQTTRHRILGIVNGEDFQVVLSDTPGIIKPAYELQTSMMDFVKSAFEDADVLIYMVEIGEKELKDEAFFNKIIHAKIPVLLLLNKIDKSSQEQLEEQVALWKEKVPNAEIYPISALKNFNVAEVFNRILELLPASPPYYPKDALTDKPERFFVNETIREKILLNYDKEIPYAVEIETEEFLEDDDIIRIKALIMVERDTQKGIIIGHKGAAIKKVGIQAREDLEKFFGKQIHLEMFVKVNKNWRSNSFQLRRFGYNQK from the coding sequence ATGTCACATAAAGCAGGCTTTGTAAATATTATAGGTAACCCAAATGTGGGCAAATCTACCTTAATGAACGCCTTTGTAGGCGAACGCCTTTCTATTATAACTTCTAAAGCACAAACCACAAGACACCGTATACTGGGTATTGTAAACGGAGAGGATTTTCAGGTAGTACTATCAGATACCCCGGGTATCATAAAACCGGCCTATGAGCTGCAAACATCCATGATGGATTTTGTAAAATCGGCCTTTGAGGATGCCGATGTACTTATATACATGGTAGAGATTGGAGAAAAAGAATTAAAGGACGAAGCCTTCTTTAATAAAATCATCCATGCTAAAATCCCGGTACTGCTATTACTCAACAAAATAGACAAGTCTTCTCAGGAACAACTGGAAGAGCAGGTAGCACTTTGGAAAGAAAAAGTACCTAATGCCGAAATATATCCTATTTCTGCACTAAAGAACTTTAATGTTGCCGAAGTATTCAACCGTATTTTAGAATTACTTCCTGCATCTCCTCCATATTACCCTAAAGACGCACTTACCGATAAACCGGAGCGATTTTTTGTAAACGAGACCATCCGTGAAAAAATCCTTCTTAATTACGATAAGGAAATTCCGTATGCCGTTGAGATTGAAACAGAGGAATTTTTAGAAGATGATGATATTATAAGGATAAAAGCCCTTATTATGGTAGAGCGCGATACCCAAAAAGGTATCATTATAGGCCATAAGGGAGCAGCCATTAAAAAAGTAGGCATTCAGGCAAGGGAAGACCTTGAAAAATTCTTTGGTAAGCAAATACACCTGGAGATGTTTGTAAAGGTCAACAAAAACTGGCGATCAAACTCTTTCCAGCTAAGGCGTTTCGGTTATAATCAAAAATAG
- the der gene encoding ribosome biogenesis GTPase Der: MNNIVAIVGRPNVGKSTFFNRLIQRREAIVDSVSGVTRDRNYGKSEWNGKEFSVIDTGGYIKGSDDIFEGEIRRQVELAIDEADVIIFVVDVEEGITPMDEEVAKLLRKITKPILLAVNKVDNAMREKDAYEFYNLGLGEYYTIAGMSGSGTGELLDALADLLPEPEEKDENVEALPRFAVVGRPNAGKSSFINALIGEDRYIVTDIAGTTRDAIDTTYNRFGFEFNLVDTAGIRRKAKVKEDLEFYSVMRSVRAIEHSDICILMIDATRGFEGQDQSIFWLAEKNRKGVVILVNKWDLVEKDTMSTRDYEKKIREELQPFTDVPILFVSALTKQRLLKALETAVQVFENRKQRIATSKLNELMLPIIENYPPPALKGKYVKIKFCMQLPTPTPQFVFFCNLPQYVKEPYKRYIENKLRENFDFSGVPIDIYFRQK; this comes from the coding sequence ATGAATAATATCGTAGCCATAGTAGGAAGGCCAAATGTAGGTAAGTCTACTTTTTTTAACCGACTGATACAGCGCAGAGAAGCCATTGTAGACTCTGTGAGTGGCGTTACGCGCGACAGAAATTACGGAAAGAGCGAATGGAATGGAAAAGAGTTTTCTGTTATTGATACCGGTGGTTACATAAAAGGATCAGACGATATCTTTGAAGGCGAGATACGCCGTCAGGTAGAACTGGCTATCGACGAGGCCGATGTTATTATATTTGTTGTTGATGTTGAGGAAGGTATAACTCCAATGGACGAAGAGGTTGCCAAACTTCTTAGAAAAATTACCAAACCTATACTTCTTGCCGTTAATAAGGTAGATAATGCCATGCGCGAAAAAGACGCTTATGAGTTCTATAATCTTGGGCTTGGAGAGTATTATACCATTGCTGGTATGAGCGGTTCGGGCACAGGAGAACTTTTAGACGCCCTTGCTGATTTATTACCGGAACCGGAAGAAAAAGATGAGAATGTAGAAGCCTTACCCCGTTTTGCTGTAGTTGGACGACCTAATGCCGGTAAATCATCTTTCATTAACGCTCTTATTGGCGAAGACAGATATATAGTTACTGATATTGCCGGTACTACCCGCGATGCCATTGATACAACATACAACCGTTTTGGTTTTGAATTCAACCTGGTAGATACTGCAGGTATACGCCGTAAGGCTAAGGTTAAGGAAGACCTTGAGTTTTACTCGGTAATGCGTTCGGTTAGGGCTATTGAGCACAGTGATATATGTATCCTGATGATTGATGCTACCCGTGGTTTTGAAGGACAGGATCAGAGTATTTTCTGGCTTGCAGAGAAAAACCGTAAAGGGGTGGTAATTCTTGTAAACAAATGGGACCTTGTAGAGAAAGACACTATGAGTACCCGTGACTATGAGAAAAAAATACGCGAAGAGCTTCAGCCGTTTACCGATGTGCCTATTCTTTTCGTTTCAGCATTAACAAAACAGCGTTTACTTAAAGCACTTGAAACAGCTGTACAGGTTTTTGAAAACAGAAAACAGCGTATAGCTACTTCTAAACTTAACGAATTGATGTTGCCAATTATAGAAAACTATCCGCCACCGGCGTTAAAAGGTAAATATGTTAAGATTAAGTTCTGTATGCAGTTACCTACACCTACGCCTCAGTTTGTGTTTTTCTGTAATTTACCACAATATGTTAAAGAACCATATAAACGATACATAGAGAATAAGTTACGTGAGAATTTCGATTTTTCGGGTGTTCCGATAGATATTTATTTCCGTCAGAAATAA
- a CDS encoding outer membrane beta-barrel protein — MKKSSLLLFLFLMFSTFCFSQSITLKGVVTDNTDYPLESATVYLTSVKDSTLVDYTITNKSGNWEMKIRQVDNPVNLKISFVGLANYSKQYESLTQDIDFGKIVLEDQSTELSEVVIEGEVPPVRIKSDTLEFNAASFKVRPDSNVKTLLEQLPGVVVGSDGKITVNGKEVNQILVNGKPFFDKDGQIALQNLPADMINKVQVTDTKTKKEEVSGEKASGDNASINLTIDEDKNKGLFGKFMAGYGTNDRYETSAIGNYFKDKLRISLLASSNNINSSGFSMDEIFDNMGGGRNVSVYAMDNGGVYINGMMFGGGSGITRSDLFGVNYSDEWAKDFDNTTSYFYNSASTDNDNKTRLETLLTNSDPNDTTDRRNIRESISSTKSDKYAHSIKSEFEIKPDSTSTINFSPKFVKANSKSNNYSSQSTRNQDDILLNESSGDYYSENDNNSFESELEYYKSLRRKGRGFGVSFSNTNNRDDGSNFNNSVTNFYGDEDGDGNPDTPADIRNQVRYSKTSLDNYSAGVYFTEPVTDSLKLTTNFSYESELSVQNRKGFDYDDATGDYTLANDLITNYVSSRTNTVTPGAGIELEKEKYSMRFSGGTAITQFKNFSSYLGTDYSLNKTYLLPDMDAYFRYKFDKSKYLSLYYYYNANFPSAQQVLPVEDLSNALYTSIGNPDLNPSQSNQFYLNFRNYDFSTRSGYGFYSGLTFYKDNIASFTEIDENAKQSTSYTNISGTYDMYLGSYYNKQYKKDAHTFRVNAGLSVNFDLNKGFTNQQLYEAENLRFSPRFSLTYEYGELLTITPSYELNYNETKYKNYSINEASNVVHNLNLQTTSYWPKHIVFGNDFGYTYNSNLGSGFKKDFFLWNTSLGYNFYQDKLLFKVKVYDILNQNLGNSRSITATGIYEQQNTVLKRYLMFSLTYKLSKFGAKEKKGGTRMIRF, encoded by the coding sequence ATGAAAAAGAGTTCCTTACTCCTCTTTTTATTTTTAATGTTCTCTACATTTTGTTTCAGTCAAAGTATAACCCTCAAAGGAGTTGTTACAGACAATACCGATTACCCCCTCGAGTCGGCCACTGTATACCTTACCTCGGTTAAAGATTCCACTCTCGTTGACTATACAATTACAAACAAAAGTGGGAACTGGGAAATGAAAATCAGGCAGGTAGATAATCCTGTCAACCTTAAAATCTCATTTGTTGGCCTGGCCAATTATTCAAAACAGTACGAATCCCTCACACAGGATATTGATTTCGGCAAAATCGTACTGGAAGACCAATCTACCGAACTTTCTGAAGTTGTAATTGAAGGCGAAGTGCCTCCTGTAAGAATCAAATCGGACACTCTTGAATTTAATGCCGCTTCTTTTAAAGTACGGCCAGACTCCAATGTAAAAACCTTATTGGAACAATTACCGGGAGTAGTTGTTGGTTCAGATGGTAAAATAACCGTAAATGGTAAAGAAGTAAACCAGATTCTTGTTAACGGCAAACCCTTTTTTGACAAAGACGGACAAATAGCCCTGCAAAACCTCCCTGCCGATATGATTAACAAGGTGCAGGTTACCGATACCAAAACTAAAAAAGAAGAGGTATCAGGAGAAAAAGCCAGTGGTGATAACGCCAGCATTAACCTTACAATAGACGAAGACAAGAATAAAGGCCTCTTTGGCAAGTTCATGGCCGGATATGGCACTAACGACCGTTATGAAACCAGTGCAATAGGCAATTATTTTAAAGACAAATTAAGGATAAGCCTCTTAGCCTCTTCTAATAATATCAACTCCAGCGGCTTTTCTATGGACGAGATATTTGATAACATGGGAGGCGGAAGAAATGTGTCTGTATATGCAATGGATAACGGAGGCGTATATATAAACGGAATGATGTTTGGCGGCGGTAGCGGTATAACAAGATCTGACCTGTTTGGAGTTAATTATTCCGACGAATGGGCTAAAGATTTTGATAATACCACAAGCTATTTTTATAACAGCGCAAGTACCGATAATGACAACAAAACCCGGTTAGAAACCCTTCTTACCAATAGCGACCCTAATGATACTACAGACAGGAGAAATATACGCGAATCAATATCTAGCACTAAAAGTGATAAATATGCGCACAGCATCAAATCGGAATTCGAGATTAAGCCTGATTCAACCTCAACAATAAACTTTAGTCCTAAGTTTGTTAAGGCAAATTCAAAATCAAACAATTACAGCAGTCAGTCTACCCGAAACCAGGATGATATTTTACTTAACGAAAGTAGTGGTGATTATTACTCTGAAAATGACAACAACAGCTTTGAAAGTGAACTGGAGTATTATAAGTCTTTAAGAAGAAAAGGACGCGGTTTTGGTGTATCTTTTAGCAATACAAACAACAGAGATGACGGAAGTAACTTTAACAACTCTGTTACCAACTTTTATGGAGACGAAGACGGCGATGGTAATCCCGACACTCCGGCAGATATAAGAAATCAGGTACGATACAGTAAAACCTCTCTGGACAACTACTCAGCAGGAGTTTATTTTACAGAGCCTGTTACCGATTCTTTAAAATTAACAACCAACTTTAGTTATGAATCAGAACTATCTGTTCAAAACAGAAAAGGTTTTGATTATGATGATGCTACAGGAGACTATACTCTTGCAAATGATCTAATCACAAACTATGTTAGTTCAAGAACCAATACTGTAACCCCCGGAGCAGGTATTGAGTTAGAAAAGGAAAAATATTCGATGAGATTCAGCGGAGGAACAGCCATTACTCAGTTTAAAAATTTTTCAAGTTATCTGGGGACTGATTATAGCTTAAATAAAACCTACCTTTTGCCTGATATGGATGCATATTTCAGGTATAAGTTTGACAAATCAAAATACCTGTCATTATATTACTATTACAATGCAAACTTTCCTAGTGCGCAGCAGGTACTCCCTGTAGAAGATTTAAGTAATGCACTTTATACCTCTATTGGTAACCCTGATCTTAATCCCAGTCAGTCAAATCAATTCTATTTAAATTTCAGGAATTACGATTTCAGCACACGTTCAGGATATGGTTTCTATTCAGGACTAACTTTTTATAAAGACAATATTGCTTCGTTTACTGAGATAGATGAAAATGCGAAACAAAGCACAAGCTACACCAATATATCGGGCACTTATGACATGTATTTAGGAAGTTATTATAACAAACAGTATAAAAAAGACGCGCATACCTTTAGAGTAAATGCAGGGCTTAGTGTAAATTTCGATTTGAATAAAGGATTTACCAATCAACAGCTTTATGAGGCTGAAAATTTAAGGTTTAGCCCAAGGTTTAGTCTTACCTATGAGTATGGTGAATTATTAACCATTACTCCTTCTTATGAGCTTAATTATAACGAAACCAAATACAAGAACTACTCGATAAACGAGGCTTCTAATGTAGTTCATAATCTAAACCTTCAAACTACCAGCTACTGGCCTAAACACATAGTTTTTGGTAACGACTTTGGTTACACCTATAACTCTAATTTAGGCAGCGGATTCAAAAAGGATTTCTTTTTGTGGAACACCAGTTTAGGATATAATTTTTATCAGGACAAGCTTTTATTTAAGGTAAAAGTATATGATATACTAAACCAAAACTTAGGCAACTCAAGAAGCATTACCGCTACAGGTATTTACGAACAGCAAAATACGGTTCTAAAACGTTATTTAATGTTCTCTCTAACCTACAAGCTTAGCAAGTTTGGAGCTAAGGAAAAGAAAGGCGGAACACGAATGATACGATTCTAA
- a CDS encoding TPM domain-containing protein produces MKYLIKNIMLFSLLLLSSIVLGQTVTIPEKPSFQTSYYEFNTQLLSASEKQAIEQKLINYADTTSTQIVVVVVNTTGGEAPWKYAFDIADKWGIGQKGKDNGVLLLIAKDDRNMFIQTGMGTQHLLTDAVTKTIIDNEITPEFKKGNFFTGIDKGTTAIMQVMKGEYKGERKSGKKGSGAGVVFFFIILFIIIISILSRRGGGGRGNRMGGPSLADIIILSSLGRGGGGGGFGGGSSGGGFGGGFGGGFGGGGFNGGGAGGSW; encoded by the coding sequence ATGAAATATTTAATTAAAAATATAATGCTCTTTAGCTTACTGCTTTTAAGCAGTATTGTTTTAGGGCAAACAGTTACAATACCTGAAAAACCCAGTTTTCAAACCAGTTATTATGAGTTTAATACCCAGCTTTTAAGTGCATCTGAAAAACAGGCTATAGAACAGAAATTAATCAACTATGCCGATACTACTTCTACACAAATAGTTGTTGTAGTTGTTAATACAACAGGAGGCGAAGCTCCATGGAAGTATGCTTTTGATATAGCTGATAAATGGGGTATTGGTCAAAAAGGTAAAGATAATGGTGTGTTGTTACTTATCGCTAAAGATGACAGAAATATGTTCATTCAAACCGGTATGGGTACTCAGCACTTGCTTACGGATGCTGTAACAAAAACTATTATAGATAATGAAATAACACCCGAGTTTAAAAAAGGTAATTTTTTTACCGGTATAGATAAGGGAACTACTGCGATAATGCAGGTAATGAAAGGGGAGTACAAAGGAGAACGTAAAAGCGGAAAGAAGGGAAGTGGTGCCGGAGTAGTTTTCTTTTTTATTATCCTTTTTATAATAATAATCTCTATCCTTTCAAGAAGAGGTGGTGGAGGCCGTGGTAACCGTATGGGCGGGCCGAGTCTTGCCGATATCATAATTCTAAGTAGCCTTGGTCGCGGCGGAGGCGGAGGCGGCTTTGGAGGCGGAAGTTCCGGAGGTGGTTTTGGCGGCGGCTTCGGAGGTGGCTTTGGCGGCGGCGGCTTTAATGGCGGCGGTGCCGGAGGAAGTTGGTAA
- a CDS encoding TPM domain-containing protein: protein MSVTEEFLTPEEEKEIVEAIVLAEKNTSGEIRVHIENHSEKPPLERAQEVFYQLGMEATAARNGVLFYVGVSDHTFAIIGDEGIDKVVEDDFWNSTKDLVISNFKEKKYKDGLVKGILKAGERLKSYFPYASDDENELSNEISKS, encoded by the coding sequence ATGTCTGTAACCGAAGAATTTTTAACTCCGGAAGAAGAAAAAGAAATTGTTGAAGCAATTGTTTTAGCAGAAAAGAACACTTCAGGAGAAATCAGGGTACATATCGAAAATCATTCAGAAAAACCTCCACTCGAAAGAGCTCAGGAGGTTTTTTATCAATTAGGCATGGAGGCTACTGCCGCTCGTAACGGAGTTTTATTTTACGTAGGGGTTAGCGATCATACCTTCGCCATAATAGGCGATGAGGGTATTGATAAGGTGGTTGAGGATGATTTTTGGAACAGTACTAAGGATTTAGTTATTTCTAACTTTAAAGAAAAAAAATATAAAGATGGTTTGGTAAAAGGGATATTAAAGGCAGGAGAACGCTTAAAAAGCTATTTTCCTTATGCTTCTGATGATGAAAACGAACTGTCTAATGAAATTTCAAAAAGCTAA
- a CDS encoding LemA family protein, translating into MKKWIIAIVVLAILGIWVASSYNGLVSVRANAKTTWANVESSYQRRNDLIGNLVKTVQGAADFERSTLTEVVEARAKATAVTIDPANITPEQLAQFQQAQNGVSGALSRLLVSVERYPELKANQNFLALQSQLEGTENRINVARDRYNEAVNTYDVKKHRFPAVIFANMFGFEDMPRFKSDEGAEKAPDVEFNFK; encoded by the coding sequence ATGAAAAAGTGGATTATTGCTATTGTGGTACTTGCAATTCTGGGTATTTGGGTTGCTTCATCTTATAATGGATTAGTATCTGTAAGAGCTAATGCAAAAACGACGTGGGCTAATGTAGAGAGTAGCTATCAAAGAAGAAATGACCTTATTGGTAATCTTGTTAAAACAGTACAGGGTGCAGCAGATTTTGAAAGAAGCACATTGACTGAAGTAGTTGAAGCACGTGCTAAAGCTACAGCGGTTACTATAGACCCTGCTAATATTACACCGGAACAATTAGCACAGTTTCAACAGGCTCAAAACGGAGTATCGGGAGCTTTATCAAGGCTACTGGTTTCTGTTGAGCGTTATCCTGAGTTAAAAGCGAACCAAAATTTCCTTGCTTTACAGTCTCAGCTTGAAGGCACAGAAAACAGAATTAATGTAGCCAGAGACAGATACAATGAAGCGGTAAACACTTATGATGTTAAAAAACACCGTTTTCCTGCAGTAATTTTTGCCAATATGTTTGGCTTTGAGGATATGCCGAGATTTAAATCGGATGAAGGAGCGGAAAAGGCACCGGATGTTGAATTTAACTTTAAATAA
- a CDS encoding MerR family transcriptional regulator produces the protein MHLDLPEKRYYTIGELATAFDVNTSLIRFWDKEFDILKPKKNAKGNRMFTPEDVKNLQLIYHLVKERGFTLEGAKVHLKEGQKKTLDKFEIIRKLEAIKTSLLNIKNEL, from the coding sequence ATGCATCTAGACCTGCCTGAAAAAAGATATTATACTATTGGCGAACTCGCCACAGCTTTTGATGTAAATACATCCCTAATTCGTTTTTGGGATAAGGAATTTGATATCCTTAAACCAAAAAAGAATGCAAAGGGTAACAGGATGTTTACTCCGGAGGATGTTAAAAACCTTCAACTTATCTATCATTTGGTAAAAGAAAGAGGCTTTACCCTGGAGGGTGCAAAAGTGCACTTAAAGGAAGGCCAGAAAAAAACTCTGGATAAGTTTGAGATAATTCGTAAATTGGAGGCTATTAAAACAAGTTTATTAAACATTAAAAACGAACTTTAA
- a CDS encoding peptidoglycan DD-metalloendopeptidase family protein, with amino-acid sequence MAKVKYYYDTENLAYRKIKPKKGKSLGVVALFMVSSALFGFLSFVVLLNTPFFETPKDKLQAREIENLKVNYEILNKRMEEANEVLAAIEERDNNLYRAYFNTSPIPDEQRKAGFGGVNRYKELEGFNNTKLVRNTTERLDVLSKELVVQSKSLDEIAKLAKDKQQLLAAIPAIQPVKNEDLRHMASGFGYRSDPFTKIRKFHAGMDFSAKTGTPIYATGDGVVQRADNRATGYGNHIVIKHGFGYETLYAHLSKYNVKVGQKVKRGDVIGFVGSTGRSEAPHLHYEVHKGGEVINPINFYYGNISAQEYILISKLANQENQSLD; translated from the coding sequence ATGGCGAAGGTAAAATATTATTACGACACAGAAAATCTGGCGTATCGTAAAATTAAGCCCAAAAAAGGCAAAAGTCTGGGTGTAGTGGCACTTTTTATGGTGTCGTCTGCACTTTTTGGTTTTTTATCATTTGTGGTGCTTTTAAATACACCTTTTTTTGAAACTCCTAAAGATAAGCTTCAGGCCAGGGAGATTGAAAACCTTAAAGTTAATTATGAGATTTTAAATAAGCGTATGGAAGAAGCCAATGAGGTTCTTGCAGCGATAGAAGAGAGAGATAACAACCTGTATCGTGCTTACTTTAATACATCTCCTATTCCTGATGAGCAGCGTAAAGCGGGCTTTGGTGGAGTAAACCGTTATAAAGAACTGGAAGGGTTTAACAATACTAAACTGGTAAGAAATACTACAGAACGCCTTGATGTATTGTCTAAAGAGCTTGTTGTGCAGTCTAAATCGCTTGATGAAATTGCCAAACTGGCTAAAGATAAGCAGCAGCTGCTGGCAGCAATCCCGGCAATACAGCCTGTAAAGAATGAAGACCTGCGCCACATGGCATCCGGTTTTGGTTACAGGAGCGACCCGTTTACTAAAATCAGGAAGTTTCATGCCGGTATGGACTTTTCGGCAAAAACCGGAACTCCTATCTATGCTACCGGAGACGGTGTGGTACAACGTGCCGATAACAGGGCTACAGGTTATGGTAACCATATTGTAATTAAGCACGGCTTTGGTTATGAAACCCTTTATGCGCACTTAAGCAAATACAATGTAAAGGTGGGGCAAAAGGTAAAAAGGGGAGATGTAATAGGCTTTGTGGGTAGCACAGGCCGATCTGAAGCGCCACACCTTCACTATGAGGTGCATAAGGGCGGTGAGGTTATTAACCCTATCAACTTCTATTACGGAAACATTTCTGCACAGGAGTACATTTTAATTTCTAAATTAGCTAATCAGGAAAACCAATCGCTTGACTAA